The following proteins come from a genomic window of Anopheles ziemanni chromosome 3, idAnoZiCoDA_A2_x.2, whole genome shotgun sequence:
- the LOC131284672 gene encoding uncharacterized protein LOC131284672 — protein MCTATNGRLFFPKKKYSARKLGINLGFQQNFNLPFRLLEFYKPATWARAIAGIVRGYFPSTSVVTARSWKRSTDHDHNRQPLALSAGQLYTLTEDFLQVFGYDKDCLLRSVCELAHSPFDQAELEQDFIAEVVHLLLSPSVHESFADDEQELKRAYEMAERLGASGANCELIYDRCYRSVLSDFSNLVGEDART, from the exons ATGTGCACGGCCACCAATGGGCGCCTGTTTTTCCCGAAAAAGAAGTACTCCGCGCGCAAGCTGGGCATCAACTTGGGATTCCAGCAGAACTTCAACCTGCCCTTTCGGCTGCTGGAGTTCTACAAACCGGCCACATGGGCTCGAGCGATCGCGGGCATCGTGCGGGGCTACTTCCCGTCGACCAGTGTCGTGACGGCTCGGAGCTGGAAGCGGTCCACCGATCACGACCACAATCGTCAACCGTTGGCCCTCAGTGCCGGTCAGTTGTACACGCTGACGGAGGACTTCCTGCAGGTGTTCGGCTACGACAAGGACTGTCTGCTTCGGAGTGTCTGCGAGCTCGCTCACAGCCCGTTCGACCAGGCGGAACTCGAGCAGGACTTCATTGCTGAGGTGGTGCACCTTCTGCTGAG TCCCTCCGTGCACGAGTCTTTCGCCGACGACGAGCAGGAACTGAAGCGAGCGTACGAAATGGCGGAACGGCTCGGAGCCAGTGGGGCCAACTGCGAGCTGATCTACGACCGTTGCTACCGATCGGTGCTGAGTGATTTTTCCAACCTGGTCGGCGAAGACGCGCGGACGTGA
- the LOC131284673 gene encoding uncharacterized protein LOC131284673, with product MDSSCTNATTLVAAHHSRDRRYVLSFPVNGGVAKVLFGFVAPVRFHHKLRRSINLGINLQANYRILPNIIFPHPESVWKNRYNADAYVDTGRKQLYDLLLQFLAGAGGGSRRQARTCLLRTICEVADTPLSHNGMVGEIMDIVFAPADTDDLAEEFKLARKYGANGVDCGRVYDECAWGHGILDTITAMHW from the exons ATGGACTCGTCATGCACTAATGCAACCACCCTCGTTGCGGCCCATCACAGCCGCGATCGGCGTTACGTGCTCAGCTTTCCCGTGAATGGCGGTGTCGCAAAGGTGCTCTTTGGCTTCGTCGCACCCGTCCGGTTCCACCACAAGCTGCGGCGAAGCATCAACCTCGGCATCAACCTGCAGGCGAACTATCGCATCCTACCGAACATCATTTTCCCGCATCCCGAGTCGGTGTGGAAAAATCGCTACAACGCCGACGCGTACGTGGACACGGGCCGGAAGCAGTTGTACGATCTGCTGCTGCAGTTCCTCGCCGGGGCCGGCGGTGGTTCCCGGCGCCAGGCACGTACCTGCCTGCTGCGGACGATCTGCGAGGTGGCCGACACACCGCTTTCCCACAACGGAATGGTGGGCGAGATTATGGACATCGTGTTCGC CCCGGCCGACACTGACGACCTGGCGGAGGAGTTTAAACTGGCACGCAAGTACGGTGCCAACGGAGTGGACTGCGGACGGGTGTACGACGAGTGCGCCTGGGGCCATGGCATCCTGGATACTATCACGGCCATGCACTGGTGA
- the LOC131284674 gene encoding uncharacterized protein LOC131284674: MNLRWIVISSIAMLITVIAVTCSVHGPDEKRDCCDNSTETLARRKRNLIFHPISRGFFRVNIKDGVADNTSIWAQGIGFRMNIEFFNPPGLKITRRDVHQSVENMIMAHGFDGRACILRTFCEISKVMTPKSGILFKLFKMIFRSKALGSDDSSIGSSNSLPQGDEEYFPYLTANDCEELERHCPISQLDMDRLEDTAPDEADEATRANRD; this comes from the exons ATGAATTTACGGTGGATTGTAATATCGTCAATAGCGATGCTGATTACAGTGATTGCAGTGACGTGCAGTGTCCATGGCCCTGATGAAAAGCGAGACTGCTGCGACAACTCTACAGAAACTTTGGCCCGACGGAAGCGGAAtctcattttccacccgattTCGAGAGGATTC TTTCGTGTAAATATCAAGGATGGCGTCGCGGACAACACCAGCATTTGGGCGCAGGGTATCGGCTTCCGTATGAACATCGAGTTCTTTAATCCTCCCGGGCTCAAGATAACCCGTCGCGATGTGCATCAATCAGTGGAGAATATGATTATGGC TCACGGATTCGACGGACGCGCCTGCATTCTGCGAACGTTCTGCGAGATATCGAAGGTGATGACACCGAAGAGTGGGATCCTGTTCAAACTGTTCAAGATGATCTTCCG ATCCAAAGCGCTCGGCTCTGATGACAGTTCCATCGGTTCTTCAAACAGTTTGCCACAGGGCGATGAAGAGTACTTCCCGTACCTGACGGCCAACGATTGCGAAGAGCTGGAGCGCCACTGTCCCATTTCGCAGTTGGACATGGACCGGCTAGAGGACACGGCACCGGATGAGGCCGACGAAGCGACTCGTGCAAATCGGGATTAG